Proteins encoded in a region of the Tripterygium wilfordii isolate XIE 37 chromosome 21, ASM1340144v1, whole genome shotgun sequence genome:
- the LOC119988871 gene encoding uncharacterized protein LOC119988871 isoform X4, which translates to MQYKDKQGLAPPRATDPGWAHGTMVNGGRQKIKCKYCHKIILGGGISRLKQHLAGERGNVVPCEQVPEEVKVQMQQHLGFKVLEKLKRQKGSESSKKPYISYFQGSEEEEEEDGVGQIQKAASAQYSTSRRGKVVLEGASSRTKRRKKQNPSSATHFVTPPMHQNFASQESIEHADLAVARFMYDAGIPFTAANSCYFQKMADAIAAVGPGYKMPSYHSLRGKLLNRSVQDAGEYSKELRKSWEVTGCSVLADRWMDVTGRTVINFLIYCPKGTTFLKSVDASDLTNSVEGLLDLFDTVVEEVGVKNIVNFVTDISPDYKTAGKLLMEKYKTFFCSTCGAQCISFMLEEFEKIKDVKDVLGKAKKVTQLAYNNAWILTLIRKKAGEKEIIQLASRRFASIFLSLQNILSMKDNLHYTFTSAYWLQSSLSKQRVGLEVAEIIVDPWFWSNCDKILKIVEPLLSVLHLMDSEERPSVGHIYNAMEKAKQSIIRTFNNSESEFLPYLKIIDDIWQEEFQSPLHAAACYLNPSVFYDPSFSFNKVIHKGLLDCIETLEPDLSAQVTITSHIKFYEEAAGDFGRPVALRGRESLAPATWWSLYASDYPHLQRLAVRVLSQTCSITPCKRNWSTFERIYSKTRNRLEHQRLNDLIFVHYNLHLQERQADTAKVRCARETCDPICLEAADAGIGDWVEDFRADTEDEHPSSLGVMAPGDRNLLSQEMLNSDDSNCSTDDRSSDVTKGIDDNDDL; encoded by the exons ATGCAATACAAGGATAAACAA GGTTTGGCACCTCCCCGAGCCACTGACCCTGGTTGGGCCCATGGAACTATGGTCAATGGGGGTCGTCAAAAGATTAAGTGCAAATACTGCCATAAGATTATCCTTGGCGGTGGAATCTCCAGGCTAAAGCAACATTTGGCTGGGGAAAGAGGGAATGTAGTTCCATGTGAGCAAGTACCTGAAGAAGTTAAAGTGCAGATGCAACAGCATCTGGGTTTTAAAGTTCTGGAGAAGTTAAAGAGGCAGAAAGGATCAGAAAGCAGTAAAAAACCCTATATCTCCTACTTTCAAggtagtgaagaagaagaagaagaagatggtgtTGGACAAATTCAGAAGGCAGCTTCTGCACAATACAGCACTAGCAGAAGAGGAAAAGTGGTTTTGGAAGGAGCTTCCAGTCGAACTAAGAGACGCAAGAAGCAGAATCCTTCATCTGCGACTCATTTTGTCACTCCACCTATGCACCAGAATTTTGCTTCCCAAGAGAGCATAGAACATGCGGATTTAGCCGTTGCAAGATTTATGTATGATGCAGGAATACCTTTCACTGCCGCAAAttcatgttattttcaaaagaTGGCTGATGCCATCGCTGCTGTAGGCCCTGGTTATAAGATGCCATCTTATCATTCTTTAAGGGGCAAATTGTTAAACAGAAGTGTCCAGGATGCAGGAGAATATAGCAAAGAACTGAGGAAGTCTTGGGAAGTGACTGGGTGTTCAGTTTTGGCAGATAGGTGGATGGATGTAACTGGTCGTACAGTCATAAATTTTCTTATATATTGTCCCAAGGGTACTACTTTCCTCAAATCTGTTGATGCATCAGACTTAACAAATTCTGTTGAAGGGCTCCTGGATTTATTTGATACTGTGGTGGAAGAAGTTGGGGTCAAGAATATTGTCAATTTTGTGACAGATATTTCACCCGATTATAAAACTGCAGGAAAACTGTTAATGGAGAAGTACAAGACCTTTTTCTGCAGTACCTGTGGAGCACAGTGTATTAGCTTTATGCTTGAGGAATTTGAAAaaatcaaagacgtgaaagacGTTTTAGGAAAGGCTAAAAAAGTAACCCAGTTGGCATATAACAATGCTTGGATCCTCACTTTAATACGGAAGAAAGCAGGTGAAAAAGAGATTATCCAGCTTGCATCCAGGAGGTTTGCTTCTATATTTTTGAGTCTGCAAAACATTTTATCTATGAAAGACAATCTCCATTATACATTTACAAGTGCTTATTGGTTGCAATCATCTTTATCTAAGCAAAGGGTGGGACTTGAAGTTGCAGAAATTATTGTAGATCCATGGTTCTGGTCGAACTGTGACAAGATTCTTAAGATTGTGGAGCCCCTGCTTTCTGTTTTACACCTTATGGACAGTGAAGAGAGGCCATCAGTGGGACATATCTACAATGCAATGgagaaagcaaagcaaagcataATTAGGACATTCAACAACAGCGAATCTGAGTTCTTACCGTATTTGAAGATCATCGATGATATTTGGCaggaggaattccaaagcccaCTTCATGCAGCTGCATGCTATCTCAACCCTTCTGTATTTTATGATCCCAGTTTCTCCTTTAACAAAGTCATCCACAAAGGTTTACTTGATtgcattgaaaccttggagcCGGATTTATCTGCCCAAGTTACGATTACAAGCCACATAAAGTTTTATGAAGAAGCAGCTGGGGACTTTGGTCGACCTGTGGCACTTCGTGGTCGAGAGTCATTGGCCCCAG CTACTTGGTGGTCTCTATATGCATCTGATTACCCACATCTGCAACGGTTAGCTGTCAGGGTATTGAGTCAAACTTGCAGCATCACACCATGTAAGAGGAATTGGAGCACATTCGAACGTATATATTCTAAGACGCGGAACAGGTTGGAGCACCAGAGACTGAATGACCTCATATTTGTTCACTATAACTTGCATCTTCAAGAGAG GCAAGCAGATACGGCTAAGGTCAGGTGTGCTAGAGAAACTTGCGATCCTATATGCTTAGAAGCTGCGGATGCGGGCATTGGAGATTGGGTTGAGGATTTCAGAGCTGACACAGAAGATGAGCACCCAAGCTCTCTGGGTGTAATGGCCCCTGGCGATAGGAATCTTTTGAGTCAGGAAATGCTAAATTCAGATGATTCTAATTGCAGTACTGATGATCGAAGCAGTGATGTTACGAAAGGTATTGATGATAATGACGATTTATAG
- the LOC119988871 gene encoding uncharacterized protein LOC119988871 isoform X2 has protein sequence MHPAYRPRKSLPPMSYPQGLAPPRATDPGWAHGTMVNGGRQKIKCKYCHKIILGGGISRLKQHLAGERGNVVPCEQVPEEVKVQMQQHLGFKVLEKLKRQKGSESSKKPYISYFQGSEEEEEEDGVGQIQKAASAQYSTSRRGKVVLEGASSRTKRRKKQNPSSATHFVTPPMHQNFASQESIEHADLAVARFMYDAGIPFTAANSCYFQKMADAIAAVGPGYKMPSYHSLRGKLLNRSVQDAGEYSKELRKSWEVTGCSVLADRWMDVTGRTVINFLIYCPKGTTFLKSVDASDLTNSVEGLLDLFDTVVEEVGVKNIVNFVTDISPDYKTAGKLLMEKYKTFFCSTCGAQCISFMLEEFEKIKDVKDVLGKAKKVTQLAYNNAWILTLIRKKAGEKEIIQLASRRFASIFLSLQNILSMKDNLHYTFTSAYWLQSSLSKQRVGLEVAEIIVDPWFWSNCDKILKIVEPLLSVLHLMDSEERPSVGHIYNAMEKAKQSIIRTFNNSESEFLPYLKIIDDIWQEEFQSPLHAAACYLNPSVFYDPSFSFNKVIHKGLLDCIETLEPDLSAQVTITSHIKFYEEAAGDFGRPVALRGRESLAPATWWSLYASDYPHLQRLAVRVLSQTCSITPCKRNWSTFERIYSKTRNRLEHQRLNDLIFVHYNLHLQERQADTAKVRCARETCDPICLEAADAGIGDWVEDFRADTEDEHPSSLGVMAPGDRNLLSQEMLNSDDSNCSTDDRSSDVTKGIDDNDDL, from the exons ATGCATCCGGCATATCGGCCTCGAAAATCCCTACCGCCGATGTCCTACCCTCAG GGTTTGGCACCTCCCCGAGCCACTGACCCTGGTTGGGCCCATGGAACTATGGTCAATGGGGGTCGTCAAAAGATTAAGTGCAAATACTGCCATAAGATTATCCTTGGCGGTGGAATCTCCAGGCTAAAGCAACATTTGGCTGGGGAAAGAGGGAATGTAGTTCCATGTGAGCAAGTACCTGAAGAAGTTAAAGTGCAGATGCAACAGCATCTGGGTTTTAAAGTTCTGGAGAAGTTAAAGAGGCAGAAAGGATCAGAAAGCAGTAAAAAACCCTATATCTCCTACTTTCAAggtagtgaagaagaagaagaagaagatggtgtTGGACAAATTCAGAAGGCAGCTTCTGCACAATACAGCACTAGCAGAAGAGGAAAAGTGGTTTTGGAAGGAGCTTCCAGTCGAACTAAGAGACGCAAGAAGCAGAATCCTTCATCTGCGACTCATTTTGTCACTCCACCTATGCACCAGAATTTTGCTTCCCAAGAGAGCATAGAACATGCGGATTTAGCCGTTGCAAGATTTATGTATGATGCAGGAATACCTTTCACTGCCGCAAAttcatgttattttcaaaagaTGGCTGATGCCATCGCTGCTGTAGGCCCTGGTTATAAGATGCCATCTTATCATTCTTTAAGGGGCAAATTGTTAAACAGAAGTGTCCAGGATGCAGGAGAATATAGCAAAGAACTGAGGAAGTCTTGGGAAGTGACTGGGTGTTCAGTTTTGGCAGATAGGTGGATGGATGTAACTGGTCGTACAGTCATAAATTTTCTTATATATTGTCCCAAGGGTACTACTTTCCTCAAATCTGTTGATGCATCAGACTTAACAAATTCTGTTGAAGGGCTCCTGGATTTATTTGATACTGTGGTGGAAGAAGTTGGGGTCAAGAATATTGTCAATTTTGTGACAGATATTTCACCCGATTATAAAACTGCAGGAAAACTGTTAATGGAGAAGTACAAGACCTTTTTCTGCAGTACCTGTGGAGCACAGTGTATTAGCTTTATGCTTGAGGAATTTGAAAaaatcaaagacgtgaaagacGTTTTAGGAAAGGCTAAAAAAGTAACCCAGTTGGCATATAACAATGCTTGGATCCTCACTTTAATACGGAAGAAAGCAGGTGAAAAAGAGATTATCCAGCTTGCATCCAGGAGGTTTGCTTCTATATTTTTGAGTCTGCAAAACATTTTATCTATGAAAGACAATCTCCATTATACATTTACAAGTGCTTATTGGTTGCAATCATCTTTATCTAAGCAAAGGGTGGGACTTGAAGTTGCAGAAATTATTGTAGATCCATGGTTCTGGTCGAACTGTGACAAGATTCTTAAGATTGTGGAGCCCCTGCTTTCTGTTTTACACCTTATGGACAGTGAAGAGAGGCCATCAGTGGGACATATCTACAATGCAATGgagaaagcaaagcaaagcataATTAGGACATTCAACAACAGCGAATCTGAGTTCTTACCGTATTTGAAGATCATCGATGATATTTGGCaggaggaattccaaagcccaCTTCATGCAGCTGCATGCTATCTCAACCCTTCTGTATTTTATGATCCCAGTTTCTCCTTTAACAAAGTCATCCACAAAGGTTTACTTGATtgcattgaaaccttggagcCGGATTTATCTGCCCAAGTTACGATTACAAGCCACATAAAGTTTTATGAAGAAGCAGCTGGGGACTTTGGTCGACCTGTGGCACTTCGTGGTCGAGAGTCATTGGCCCCAG CTACTTGGTGGTCTCTATATGCATCTGATTACCCACATCTGCAACGGTTAGCTGTCAGGGTATTGAGTCAAACTTGCAGCATCACACCATGTAAGAGGAATTGGAGCACATTCGAACGTATATATTCTAAGACGCGGAACAGGTTGGAGCACCAGAGACTGAATGACCTCATATTTGTTCACTATAACTTGCATCTTCAAGAGAG GCAAGCAGATACGGCTAAGGTCAGGTGTGCTAGAGAAACTTGCGATCCTATATGCTTAGAAGCTGCGGATGCGGGCATTGGAGATTGGGTTGAGGATTTCAGAGCTGACACAGAAGATGAGCACCCAAGCTCTCTGGGTGTAATGGCCCCTGGCGATAGGAATCTTTTGAGTCAGGAAATGCTAAATTCAGATGATTCTAATTGCAGTACTGATGATCGAAGCAGTGATGTTACGAAAGGTATTGATGATAATGACGATTTATAG
- the LOC119988871 gene encoding uncharacterized protein LOC119988871 isoform X3, translated as MQYKDKQGLAPPRATDPGWAHGTMVNGGRQKIKCKYCHKIILGGGISRLKQHLAGERGNVVPCEQVPEEVKVQMQQHLGFKVLEKLKRQKGSESSKKPYISYFQGSEEEEEEDGVGQIQKAASAQYSTSRRGKVVLEGASSRTKRRKKQNPSSATHFVTPPMHQNFASQESIEHADLAVARFMYDAGIPFTAANSCYFQKMADAIAAVGPGYKMPSYHSLRGKLLNRSVQDAGEYSKELRKSWEVTGCSVLADRWMDVTGRTVINFLIYCPKGTTFLKSVDASDLTNSVEGLLDLFDTVVEEVGVKNIVNFVTDISPDYKTAGKLLMEKYKTFFCSTCGAQCISFMLEEFEKIKDVKDVLGKAKKVTQLAYNNAWILTLIRKKAGEKEIIQLASRRFASIFLSLQNILSMKDNLHYTFTSAYWLQSSLSKQRVGLEVAEIIVDPWFWSNCDKILKIVEPLLSVLHLMDSEERPSVGHIYNAMEKAKQSIIRTFNNSESEFLPYLKIIDDIWQEEFQSPLHAAACYLNPSVFYDPSFSFNKVIHKGLLDCIETLEPDLSAQVTITSHIKFYEEAAGDFGRPVALRGRESLAPATWWSLYASDYPHLQRLAVRVLSQTCSITPCKRNWSTFERIYSKTRNRLEHQRLNDLIFVHYNLHLQESRQADTAKVRCARETCDPICLEAADAGIGDWVEDFRADTEDEHPSSLGVMAPGDRNLLSQEMLNSDDSNCSTDDRSSDVTKGIDDNDDL; from the exons ATGCAATACAAGGATAAACAA GGTTTGGCACCTCCCCGAGCCACTGACCCTGGTTGGGCCCATGGAACTATGGTCAATGGGGGTCGTCAAAAGATTAAGTGCAAATACTGCCATAAGATTATCCTTGGCGGTGGAATCTCCAGGCTAAAGCAACATTTGGCTGGGGAAAGAGGGAATGTAGTTCCATGTGAGCAAGTACCTGAAGAAGTTAAAGTGCAGATGCAACAGCATCTGGGTTTTAAAGTTCTGGAGAAGTTAAAGAGGCAGAAAGGATCAGAAAGCAGTAAAAAACCCTATATCTCCTACTTTCAAggtagtgaagaagaagaagaagaagatggtgtTGGACAAATTCAGAAGGCAGCTTCTGCACAATACAGCACTAGCAGAAGAGGAAAAGTGGTTTTGGAAGGAGCTTCCAGTCGAACTAAGAGACGCAAGAAGCAGAATCCTTCATCTGCGACTCATTTTGTCACTCCACCTATGCACCAGAATTTTGCTTCCCAAGAGAGCATAGAACATGCGGATTTAGCCGTTGCAAGATTTATGTATGATGCAGGAATACCTTTCACTGCCGCAAAttcatgttattttcaaaagaTGGCTGATGCCATCGCTGCTGTAGGCCCTGGTTATAAGATGCCATCTTATCATTCTTTAAGGGGCAAATTGTTAAACAGAAGTGTCCAGGATGCAGGAGAATATAGCAAAGAACTGAGGAAGTCTTGGGAAGTGACTGGGTGTTCAGTTTTGGCAGATAGGTGGATGGATGTAACTGGTCGTACAGTCATAAATTTTCTTATATATTGTCCCAAGGGTACTACTTTCCTCAAATCTGTTGATGCATCAGACTTAACAAATTCTGTTGAAGGGCTCCTGGATTTATTTGATACTGTGGTGGAAGAAGTTGGGGTCAAGAATATTGTCAATTTTGTGACAGATATTTCACCCGATTATAAAACTGCAGGAAAACTGTTAATGGAGAAGTACAAGACCTTTTTCTGCAGTACCTGTGGAGCACAGTGTATTAGCTTTATGCTTGAGGAATTTGAAAaaatcaaagacgtgaaagacGTTTTAGGAAAGGCTAAAAAAGTAACCCAGTTGGCATATAACAATGCTTGGATCCTCACTTTAATACGGAAGAAAGCAGGTGAAAAAGAGATTATCCAGCTTGCATCCAGGAGGTTTGCTTCTATATTTTTGAGTCTGCAAAACATTTTATCTATGAAAGACAATCTCCATTATACATTTACAAGTGCTTATTGGTTGCAATCATCTTTATCTAAGCAAAGGGTGGGACTTGAAGTTGCAGAAATTATTGTAGATCCATGGTTCTGGTCGAACTGTGACAAGATTCTTAAGATTGTGGAGCCCCTGCTTTCTGTTTTACACCTTATGGACAGTGAAGAGAGGCCATCAGTGGGACATATCTACAATGCAATGgagaaagcaaagcaaagcataATTAGGACATTCAACAACAGCGAATCTGAGTTCTTACCGTATTTGAAGATCATCGATGATATTTGGCaggaggaattccaaagcccaCTTCATGCAGCTGCATGCTATCTCAACCCTTCTGTATTTTATGATCCCAGTTTCTCCTTTAACAAAGTCATCCACAAAGGTTTACTTGATtgcattgaaaccttggagcCGGATTTATCTGCCCAAGTTACGATTACAAGCCACATAAAGTTTTATGAAGAAGCAGCTGGGGACTTTGGTCGACCTGTGGCACTTCGTGGTCGAGAGTCATTGGCCCCAG CTACTTGGTGGTCTCTATATGCATCTGATTACCCACATCTGCAACGGTTAGCTGTCAGGGTATTGAGTCAAACTTGCAGCATCACACCATGTAAGAGGAATTGGAGCACATTCGAACGTATATATTCTAAGACGCGGAACAGGTTGGAGCACCAGAGACTGAATGACCTCATATTTGTTCACTATAACTTGCATCTTCAAGAGAG CAGGCAAGCAGATACGGCTAAGGTCAGGTGTGCTAGAGAAACTTGCGATCCTATATGCTTAGAAGCTGCGGATGCGGGCATTGGAGATTGGGTTGAGGATTTCAGAGCTGACACAGAAGATGAGCACCCAAGCTCTCTGGGTGTAATGGCCCCTGGCGATAGGAATCTTTTGAGTCAGGAAATGCTAAATTCAGATGATTCTAATTGCAGTACTGATGATCGAAGCAGTGATGTTACGAAAGGTATTGATGATAATGACGATTTATAG
- the LOC119988871 gene encoding uncharacterized protein LOC119988871 isoform X1, which yields MHPAYRPRKSLPPMSYPQGLAPPRATDPGWAHGTMVNGGRQKIKCKYCHKIILGGGISRLKQHLAGERGNVVPCEQVPEEVKVQMQQHLGFKVLEKLKRQKGSESSKKPYISYFQGSEEEEEEDGVGQIQKAASAQYSTSRRGKVVLEGASSRTKRRKKQNPSSATHFVTPPMHQNFASQESIEHADLAVARFMYDAGIPFTAANSCYFQKMADAIAAVGPGYKMPSYHSLRGKLLNRSVQDAGEYSKELRKSWEVTGCSVLADRWMDVTGRTVINFLIYCPKGTTFLKSVDASDLTNSVEGLLDLFDTVVEEVGVKNIVNFVTDISPDYKTAGKLLMEKYKTFFCSTCGAQCISFMLEEFEKIKDVKDVLGKAKKVTQLAYNNAWILTLIRKKAGEKEIIQLASRRFASIFLSLQNILSMKDNLHYTFTSAYWLQSSLSKQRVGLEVAEIIVDPWFWSNCDKILKIVEPLLSVLHLMDSEERPSVGHIYNAMEKAKQSIIRTFNNSESEFLPYLKIIDDIWQEEFQSPLHAAACYLNPSVFYDPSFSFNKVIHKGLLDCIETLEPDLSAQVTITSHIKFYEEAAGDFGRPVALRGRESLAPATWWSLYASDYPHLQRLAVRVLSQTCSITPCKRNWSTFERIYSKTRNRLEHQRLNDLIFVHYNLHLQESRQADTAKVRCARETCDPICLEAADAGIGDWVEDFRADTEDEHPSSLGVMAPGDRNLLSQEMLNSDDSNCSTDDRSSDVTKGIDDNDDL from the exons ATGCATCCGGCATATCGGCCTCGAAAATCCCTACCGCCGATGTCCTACCCTCAG GGTTTGGCACCTCCCCGAGCCACTGACCCTGGTTGGGCCCATGGAACTATGGTCAATGGGGGTCGTCAAAAGATTAAGTGCAAATACTGCCATAAGATTATCCTTGGCGGTGGAATCTCCAGGCTAAAGCAACATTTGGCTGGGGAAAGAGGGAATGTAGTTCCATGTGAGCAAGTACCTGAAGAAGTTAAAGTGCAGATGCAACAGCATCTGGGTTTTAAAGTTCTGGAGAAGTTAAAGAGGCAGAAAGGATCAGAAAGCAGTAAAAAACCCTATATCTCCTACTTTCAAggtagtgaagaagaagaagaagaagatggtgtTGGACAAATTCAGAAGGCAGCTTCTGCACAATACAGCACTAGCAGAAGAGGAAAAGTGGTTTTGGAAGGAGCTTCCAGTCGAACTAAGAGACGCAAGAAGCAGAATCCTTCATCTGCGACTCATTTTGTCACTCCACCTATGCACCAGAATTTTGCTTCCCAAGAGAGCATAGAACATGCGGATTTAGCCGTTGCAAGATTTATGTATGATGCAGGAATACCTTTCACTGCCGCAAAttcatgttattttcaaaagaTGGCTGATGCCATCGCTGCTGTAGGCCCTGGTTATAAGATGCCATCTTATCATTCTTTAAGGGGCAAATTGTTAAACAGAAGTGTCCAGGATGCAGGAGAATATAGCAAAGAACTGAGGAAGTCTTGGGAAGTGACTGGGTGTTCAGTTTTGGCAGATAGGTGGATGGATGTAACTGGTCGTACAGTCATAAATTTTCTTATATATTGTCCCAAGGGTACTACTTTCCTCAAATCTGTTGATGCATCAGACTTAACAAATTCTGTTGAAGGGCTCCTGGATTTATTTGATACTGTGGTGGAAGAAGTTGGGGTCAAGAATATTGTCAATTTTGTGACAGATATTTCACCCGATTATAAAACTGCAGGAAAACTGTTAATGGAGAAGTACAAGACCTTTTTCTGCAGTACCTGTGGAGCACAGTGTATTAGCTTTATGCTTGAGGAATTTGAAAaaatcaaagacgtgaaagacGTTTTAGGAAAGGCTAAAAAAGTAACCCAGTTGGCATATAACAATGCTTGGATCCTCACTTTAATACGGAAGAAAGCAGGTGAAAAAGAGATTATCCAGCTTGCATCCAGGAGGTTTGCTTCTATATTTTTGAGTCTGCAAAACATTTTATCTATGAAAGACAATCTCCATTATACATTTACAAGTGCTTATTGGTTGCAATCATCTTTATCTAAGCAAAGGGTGGGACTTGAAGTTGCAGAAATTATTGTAGATCCATGGTTCTGGTCGAACTGTGACAAGATTCTTAAGATTGTGGAGCCCCTGCTTTCTGTTTTACACCTTATGGACAGTGAAGAGAGGCCATCAGTGGGACATATCTACAATGCAATGgagaaagcaaagcaaagcataATTAGGACATTCAACAACAGCGAATCTGAGTTCTTACCGTATTTGAAGATCATCGATGATATTTGGCaggaggaattccaaagcccaCTTCATGCAGCTGCATGCTATCTCAACCCTTCTGTATTTTATGATCCCAGTTTCTCCTTTAACAAAGTCATCCACAAAGGTTTACTTGATtgcattgaaaccttggagcCGGATTTATCTGCCCAAGTTACGATTACAAGCCACATAAAGTTTTATGAAGAAGCAGCTGGGGACTTTGGTCGACCTGTGGCACTTCGTGGTCGAGAGTCATTGGCCCCAG CTACTTGGTGGTCTCTATATGCATCTGATTACCCACATCTGCAACGGTTAGCTGTCAGGGTATTGAGTCAAACTTGCAGCATCACACCATGTAAGAGGAATTGGAGCACATTCGAACGTATATATTCTAAGACGCGGAACAGGTTGGAGCACCAGAGACTGAATGACCTCATATTTGTTCACTATAACTTGCATCTTCAAGAGAG CAGGCAAGCAGATACGGCTAAGGTCAGGTGTGCTAGAGAAACTTGCGATCCTATATGCTTAGAAGCTGCGGATGCGGGCATTGGAGATTGGGTTGAGGATTTCAGAGCTGACACAGAAGATGAGCACCCAAGCTCTCTGGGTGTAATGGCCCCTGGCGATAGGAATCTTTTGAGTCAGGAAATGCTAAATTCAGATGATTCTAATTGCAGTACTGATGATCGAAGCAGTGATGTTACGAAAGGTATTGATGATAATGACGATTTATAG
- the LOC119989051 gene encoding ethylene-responsive transcription factor WRI1-like, protein MKRSLTTTSSCSSSSSITSSSSSSCVVGSEIHDSDQPKSTKRPRKKNQNQHKCKNDNSSPNSGSKRSSIYRGVTRHRWTGRFEAHLWDKSSWNNIQNKKGKQVYLGAYDDEQAAARTYDLAALKYWGQDTTLNFQIEKYSKEIEEMQKVSKEEYLASLRRCSSGFSRGVSKYRGVARHHHNGRWEARIGRVFGNKYLYLGTYNTQEEAAAAYDMAALEYRGANAVTNFDITNYIEKLKEKGIHIVLDHLQEPIANCSSVSEEAEAVVELQVQQQQQDQQELACQQSQAGTQDYPSMEDSAMAPLMDSDELTWGFCMEPGFNPLPIPQFPLETPGEFACLFNESFGFEDNILDLIFDRNVDGEERLNSSPSSSTTSVSCNYSV, encoded by the exons ATGAAAAGGTCACTTACTACAACTTCTTCTtgctcttcctcctcctccatcacttcttcatcatcatcatcatgtgtTGTTGGGTCTGAAATTCATGATTCAGACCAACCCAAGTCAACCAAACGTCCTAGGAAGAAAAATCAGAATCAACACAAATGCAAGAATGACAATTCCAGTCCTAATTCAGGAAGCAAAAGAAGCTCCATCTACAGAGGAGTCACCAG GCATAGATGGACAGGGAGGTTTGAGGCACATCTCTGGGACAAAAGTTCATGGAACAACATTCAGAACAAGAAAGGAAAACAAG TTTATCTGG GAGCATATGATGATGAACAGGCTGCTGCAAGAACTTATGATCTTGCTGCCCTGAAGTACTGGGGCCAAGACACAACCTTGAATTTCCAg aTAGAGAAGTACAGTAAGGAGATTGAAGAAATGCAGAAAGTATCAAAAGAAGAGTACTTGGCATCGTTGAGGCGGTGCAGCAGTGGATTCTCCAGAGGAGTTTCTAAGTATCGTGGGGTGGCTAG GCATCATCACAATGGGAGATGGGAGGCTAGAATCGGTCGAGTTTTTGGTAACAAGTATCTCTATCTTGGAACTTATA ATACACAAGAGGAGGCAGCGGCAGCATATGATATGGCAGCATTAGAGTACAGAGGAGCAAATGCAGTGACCAATTTTGACATTACCAATTACATTGAAAAATTGAAGGAGAAAGGCATCCATATTGTTCTTGATCATTTACAAGAACCAATTGCCAACTGCTCCTCTGTGTCCGAAGAAGCCGAAGCTGTAGTCGAACTACAGgtgcagcaacaacaacaggACCAACAAGAATTAGCCTGTCAACAATCACAAGCAGGAACTCAAGATTATCCATCCATGGAGGATTCTGCAATGGCACCTCTAATGGACTCGGACGAACTCACTTGGGGCTTCTGTATGGAACCGGGGTTCAACCCGCTACCGATCCCCCAGTTTCCCCTCGAAACCCCAGGCGAGTTTGCCTGTTTGTTCAATGAAAGTTTTGGTTTTGAGGACAACATTCTTGACTTGATATTTGACAGGAATGTTGATGGTGAAGAGAGGTTGAACTCCTCACCATCCTCTTCAACAACCTCAGTATCTTGTAACTATTCTGTCTGA